A single window of Granulicella mallensis MP5ACTX8 DNA harbors:
- a CDS encoding DnaJ C-terminal domain-containing protein, which yields MATPTKDYYGTLGVKKTATTDEIRKAFRKLARKYHPDVNPGDKKAEEKFKEISEANDVLSEEKKRKIYDQVGFYSDNIDPATAEAYARGGGGGGAQAGGGQGVPFDFGGFDFSGFQGGSRASRAESEGFGGSFRDVFSGMFNGGRQPRGPQPGTDLEYQVEIDFWTAIRGGVTRLEIQRQEQCPTCKGRAVVGGSMECPECHGSGQVTQMGGRMKFNIQCPRCGGSGKVQNSCRTCDGAGVVTKREPLEFRIKPGTRDGQRIRLAGKGNAGTEGAPAGDLYLIIKVGGHKLFQRSGDDIHVSVPVTVMEAALGAKIEVPTIDGVGTQSGRAQLKIPPGTQTGQKLRMREKGVPSATREGERGDQIVEVKIVVPKVQDERSKEILRELQKLNPEDPREELLAGV from the coding sequence ATGGCGACACCGACTAAGGATTATTACGGCACGCTTGGCGTGAAGAAGACAGCGACGACGGACGAGATCCGCAAGGCGTTTCGCAAACTCGCGCGCAAATATCATCCGGATGTAAACCCCGGCGACAAAAAGGCCGAGGAGAAGTTCAAAGAGATCTCCGAAGCCAACGATGTGTTGAGCGAGGAGAAGAAGCGCAAGATCTACGATCAGGTCGGCTTCTACTCGGATAACATCGACCCGGCGACGGCGGAGGCCTATGCCCGGGGCGGTGGTGGCGGAGGTGCGCAGGCCGGCGGTGGGCAGGGTGTGCCGTTCGACTTTGGAGGTTTTGACTTCTCCGGTTTCCAGGGCGGCAGCCGCGCGTCGCGCGCGGAGAGCGAGGGCTTTGGCGGAAGCTTCCGCGACGTGTTCAGCGGGATGTTCAACGGAGGCCGTCAGCCACGTGGACCGCAGCCGGGGACCGATCTCGAGTACCAGGTGGAGATCGACTTCTGGACGGCGATTCGCGGCGGCGTGACGCGGCTGGAGATTCAGCGCCAGGAGCAGTGCCCAACCTGCAAGGGCCGCGCGGTCGTAGGCGGCAGCATGGAGTGCCCTGAATGCCATGGCTCAGGCCAGGTCACGCAGATGGGTGGGCGGATGAAGTTCAACATCCAGTGCCCGCGCTGCGGCGGTTCCGGCAAGGTGCAGAATTCGTGCCGTACGTGCGATGGAGCGGGTGTGGTTACGAAGCGCGAACCGCTGGAGTTTCGCATCAAGCCGGGCACGCGCGATGGTCAGCGGATTCGCCTGGCAGGCAAGGGCAATGCGGGCACGGAGGGTGCGCCGGCGGGCGATCTTTATCTCATCATCAAGGTCGGCGGGCATAAGCTGTTCCAGCGCTCGGGTGACGACATCCACGTCAGTGTGCCGGTGACAGTGATGGAAGCCGCGCTGGGCGCTAAGATTGAGGTTCCGACGATCGACGGAGTGGGAACGCAATCAGGTCGTGCGCAGTTGAAGATTCCGCCGGGGACGCAGACAGGGCAGAAGCTGCGGATGCGCGAAAAGGGTGTCCCCAGTGCGACGCGCGAAGGCGAGCGCGGCGACCAGATCGTCGAGGTAAAGATCGTGGTGCCGAAGGTGCAGGATGAGCGCTCGAAGGAGATTTTGCGGGAGTTGCAGAAGCTGAATCCGGAGGACCCGCGAGAAGAGTTGCTGGCGGGGGTATGA
- a CDS encoding BrnT family toxin: MEECISSGTAKKAASNERKHGVSFLEGATAFADNNSLTIPEPLHSNEEDRFILIGISATSKLLTVVHVSRGETYRIIRARKPTPKERRTYEQ, from the coding sequence TTGGAGGAGTGCATTTCGAGTGGGACAGCGAAAAAAGCTGCCTCGAATGAACGAAAGCATGGCGTCTCGTTTCTTGAAGGAGCGACTGCTTTTGCGGACAACAACAGCCTCACGATTCCTGAGCCACTGCACTCGAACGAAGAAGACCGTTTTATCTTGATTGGAATCTCGGCTACGAGCAAACTACTAACAGTGGTACATGTGAGTCGCGGTGAAACGTATCGGATTATCCGCGCACGTAAGCCAACGCCAAAGGAAAGGAGAACCTATGAGCAATAA
- a CDS encoding MerR family transcriptional regulator has protein sequence MATKRKSKGAYMISAVAEMYAIHPQTLRLYEREGLLRPSRSDGNTRLYTDEDLERLEFILNLARDLGVNIAGIAIVLQMRERMEEMNRQMQGFVDFVRTEMLTRVQQQQAQQAGLVPLRRKIVSKE, from the coding sequence ATGGCAACGAAACGTAAATCTAAGGGCGCCTACATGATCTCGGCTGTGGCCGAGATGTATGCAATCCATCCGCAGACACTCCGGCTCTATGAGCGCGAAGGCCTGTTGCGACCGTCGCGCTCGGACGGCAATACCCGGCTTTATACCGACGAGGATCTTGAACGGCTGGAGTTCATCCTGAACCTTGCGCGCGACCTGGGAGTCAATATCGCGGGGATCGCCATCGTGCTGCAGATGCGCGAGCGCATGGAGGAGATGAACCGGCAGATGCAGGGCTTCGTCGACTTCGTTCGGACGGAGATGCTGACGCGTGTGCAGCAACAGCAGGCGCAGCAGGCCGGGCTGGTGCCGTTACGCCGGAAGATCGTAAGCAAAGAGTAG